Proteins co-encoded in one Aerococcaceae bacterium DSM 111021 genomic window:
- a CDS encoding ABC transporter substrate-binding protein has protein sequence MNIKIKRIGKQLIAGMTIASALFSSTPVLAQDTVKIGANYELSGEAASYGTQMLEGLELAVEEINENGGVLDGQQLEIVSYDNQSDVTESASVAQRLVSDGVVGVVGPATTGNTQAQLPIFSEANIPMVSPSATDDDITFDSAGDVLEYFFRVCFNNSYQGSAGAAFAAENLAATNALVLVDQSSDYSRGLADNFNIEFESHGGTIVSEDSFTAGDTDFSAILTTAMSQDFDVIYIPAYYTEAGLIIKQAREMGIEQPIIGPDGFSSEVLVELAGAENARDVYYTDHFSNESEEESVQNFLTAFEAKFGKEGGTWNALGYDAAMLIIDAIERSGSTDPQAITDAIAETTEFAGVTGTFAIDENHNPVKPAVMIELQDGEIASAENVTAE, from the coding sequence ATGAATATTAAAATTAAACGAATTGGTAAACAACTTATTGCGGGCATGACAATTGCATCGGCACTTTTCTCATCAACACCCGTATTAGCGCAAGATACTGTTAAAATTGGGGCTAACTATGAATTATCAGGTGAAGCTGCTTCTTATGGTACACAAATGCTAGAGGGATTAGAATTAGCTGTTGAAGAAATCAATGAAAATGGTGGCGTATTAGATGGGCAACAGTTAGAAATTGTCAGTTATGATAACCAAAGCGATGTGACAGAATCTGCATCAGTGGCTCAAAGACTTGTTTCAGATGGTGTAGTCGGAGTTGTTGGACCAGCTACGACAGGTAATACCCAAGCTCAGTTGCCTATCTTTAGTGAGGCAAACATCCCTATGGTATCACCATCAGCAACAGATGATGATATTACATTCGATTCTGCTGGTGATGTTTTAGAGTATTTCTTTAGAGTATGTTTTAATAATTCGTATCAAGGAAGTGCTGGAGCGGCATTTGCGGCTGAAAATTTAGCTGCAACGAACGCACTAGTCTTGGTCGATCAATCATCAGATTATTCTCGTGGATTAGCAGACAATTTTAATATTGAATTTGAGAGTCATGGTGGAACAATAGTGAGTGAAGATTCATTCACTGCTGGAGATACAGATTTCTCAGCTATTTTAACAACAGCTATGTCACAAGATTTTGATGTTATTTATATCCCAGCTTACTATACAGAAGCAGGATTAATTATTAAGCAAGCACGTGAGATGGGTATTGAACAACCTATTATCGGACCAGATGGATTTTCAAGTGAGGTATTAGTAGAACTTGCTGGAGCTGAAAATGCGCGTGACGTTTATTATACTGATCACTTCTCAAATGAAAGTGAAGAAGAATCCGTTCAAAATTTCCTTACTGCATTTGAAGCTAAGTTCGGTAAAGAAGGCGGTACTTGGAATGCACTTGGTTATGATGCGGCAATGTTAATTATAGATGCTATTGAACGTAGTGGTTCAACGGATCCTCAAGCTATTACAGATGCAATTGCAGAAACAACTGAGTTTGCTGGTGTAACAGGTACCTTTGCTATTGATGAAAACCATAACCCAGTCAAACCAGCGGTTATGATTGA
- a CDS encoding aldo/keto reductase, with protein sequence MESMTLNDGHKIPAIGFGTWQIEEGEATYNAVSEALKAGYRHIDTAQIYGNENSIGDAIKDSGIDRKTIYLTTKVWNNIHTYEDTLSSIDESLEKLKVDYIDLVLIHWPNPKAVRENDGWKERNKKVWRGLEELRKLGKVRSIGVSNFYVHHLEAILETAQVVPAVNQIRLAPGWEEKEVVDFCNDKEILVEAYSPLGHGTAFKDATVIEVASHYEGKSPAQVALHWSLAKGFLPLPKSETPKNIKANLDIFDFKLTEQDIATLDQVEGIVEPTNPDTKNH encoded by the coding sequence ATTGAAAGCATGACATTAAATGATGGACATAAAATCCCAGCAATCGGTTTTGGAACGTGGCAGATTGAAGAAGGTGAAGCTACATATAATGCTGTAAGTGAAGCATTAAAAGCAGGTTACCGTCATATCGATACGGCACAGATTTACGGTAATGAAAATAGTATTGGTGATGCGATTAAGGATTCAGGGATTGATCGCAAAACTATCTATCTTACAACCAAAGTCTGGAATAATATCCATACATACGAGGACACTTTATCTTCCATTGATGAATCCTTAGAAAAGCTAAAAGTAGACTACATTGATTTAGTTCTGATACATTGGCCAAATCCTAAAGCGGTTAGAGAAAATGATGGTTGGAAAGAACGAAATAAAAAAGTGTGGAGAGGTTTAGAAGAATTACGAAAGTTAGGTAAAGTACGATCAATAGGTGTATCAAACTTTTATGTTCATCATTTAGAAGCAATACTTGAAACTGCTCAAGTTGTGCCAGCGGTTAATCAAATAAGATTAGCACCCGGCTGGGAAGAAAAAGAAGTTGTTGATTTTTGTAATGATAAAGAAATTTTAGTTGAGGCTTATAGCCCCTTAGGACACGGAACTGCATTCAAAGATGCAACAGTGATAGAAGTGGCGAGTCATTATGAAGGTAAATCACCAGCACAAGTGGCTTTACATTGGTCGCTTGCAAAAGGCTTCTTGCCACTACCAAAATCAGAGACACCAAAAAATATTAAAGCTAATTTAGATATTTTTGACTTTAAACTGACAGAGCAAGATATAGCTACTTTAGATCAAGTAGAAGGGATTGTCGAACCGACTAATCCAGATACAAAAAATCATTAA
- a CDS encoding DUF3224 domain-containing protein, whose translation MLVSTTGKIKRDFKQSIPTNNENKTITVWNVSYEIRSKEITGTIEANYLIHQSEEDVTPELIRGFAEFQGTIDGKSGSFTAQEDGRTQNDILKINGRIIDASEELSMLVGRYDYDGLLTESVYEVNFDIEL comes from the coding sequence ATGTTAGTGTCAACCACAGGAAAAATAAAAAGAGACTTTAAACAAAGTATACCTACTAATAATGAAAATAAAACCATTACTGTTTGGAATGTAAGTTATGAAATTAGAAGTAAAGAGATTACTGGAACGATTGAAGCGAATTATTTAATACATCAATCTGAAGAGGATGTAACTCCAGAATTAATCCGTGGATTCGCTGAGTTTCAAGGAACAATTGATGGTAAGTCAGGTTCATTTACCGCACAGGAAGATGGACGGACTCAAAATGATATTTTAAAAATCAATGGTAGAATCATCGATGCTAGTGAAGAATTAAGTATGCTTGTTGGGCGATATGACTATGACGGGCTACTTACCGAAAGCGTTTATGAAGTGAATTTTGATATTGAGTTATAG